From one Amycolatopsis sp. FDAARGOS 1241 genomic stretch:
- a CDS encoding CoA ester lyase has translation MKTPALTFLYVPADRPERVEKALASEADVVLVDLEDAVAPAHKDAARANLVRLLADAAGDRAVQVRINHPSTPWHAADVAALAGLPLPVGARVPKVESPAEILALAAALPGRDLHPLIESALGVERALDIATASPQVASIGLGEADLRSDLGIDDEAGLTWARSRVIVAARAARLAAPAMSAYPNVRDLEGLATSCRAGRALGFRGRTAIHPAQLATIRAAFLPSAEEVVRASEVLARVADATAAGVGAIALTDGTFLDVAMVERARAVLALAGA, from the coding sequence ATGAAAACGCCGGCACTGACGTTCCTCTACGTGCCGGCCGACCGGCCCGAGCGCGTCGAGAAGGCGCTCGCCTCGGAGGCCGACGTCGTTCTCGTCGACCTCGAAGACGCCGTCGCGCCCGCGCACAAGGATGCGGCGCGCGCGAACCTCGTGCGGCTGCTGGCCGACGCTGCCGGGGACCGCGCGGTGCAGGTGCGGATCAACCACCCGAGCACGCCGTGGCACGCGGCGGACGTCGCGGCGCTCGCGGGCCTGCCGCTGCCTGTGGGGGCCCGGGTGCCGAAGGTCGAGTCGCCCGCGGAAATCCTGGCGCTGGCCGCGGCGCTGCCCGGGCGCGACCTGCACCCGCTGATCGAGTCGGCGCTCGGGGTCGAGCGGGCGCTGGACATCGCGACCGCGTCGCCGCAGGTCGCGTCGATCGGGCTCGGCGAGGCGGATCTGCGCTCCGACCTGGGTATCGACGACGAGGCGGGTCTGACGTGGGCGCGCAGCCGCGTGATCGTCGCGGCGCGCGCCGCGCGGCTGGCCGCGCCCGCGATGTCGGCGTACCCCAACGTCCGCGACCTGGAGGGTCTGGCCACGTCGTGCCGGGCCGGGCGGGCGCTCGGCTTCCGCGGCCGCACGGCGATCCACCCGGCCCAGCTCGCGACGATCCGCGCGGCGTTCCTGCCGAGCGCGGAGGAGGTGGTACGGGCCAGCGAGGTCCTCGCGCGTGTCGCCGACGCCACCGCCGCCGGCGTGGGCGCGATCGCCCTGACCGACGGGACGTTCCTCGACGTCGCGATGGTCGAGCGCGCTCGCGCGGTGCTGGCCCTGGCCGGCGCCTAG
- a CDS encoding CaiB/BaiF CoA transferase family protein yields the protein MAAMHLGDMGADVIKVEHPRRPDPSRGHGVAKDGVNLWWKTLGRNKRTVTADLGSEGGREVFLALAEQADVVIENFRPGTLERWGLGYDELSARNPRLVLARVTGFGQFGPYRSRPGFGTLAEAMSGFAATTGEPDGPPTLPPFGLADGIASLATAYAIMVALSARATSGRGQVVDTAIIEPILAMLGPQITRWDQLRTVQPRTGNRSINNAPRNTYRTADGQWVAVSTSAQSVAERVVRLVGRPDLIEQPWFARGADRARHADELDEAVGGWIAQRTRAEVVAAFEEAQAAVAPIYDAADIVADPQFRALGTIHEIDDPELGPMLMQGPLFRLSDNAGVIGFTGRPHGADTDGVLKELGFSAERIASLREEGAV from the coding sequence ATGGCCGCGATGCACCTGGGCGACATGGGCGCCGACGTGATCAAGGTCGAGCACCCGCGCCGGCCCGATCCCTCGCGCGGCCACGGCGTCGCTAAGGACGGCGTGAACCTGTGGTGGAAGACGCTGGGGCGCAACAAGCGCACCGTCACCGCCGACCTCGGCAGCGAAGGCGGGCGCGAGGTGTTCCTCGCGCTGGCCGAGCAGGCCGACGTGGTGATCGAGAACTTCCGACCCGGCACGCTGGAACGGTGGGGGCTGGGCTACGACGAGCTCTCGGCGCGCAACCCGCGGCTCGTGCTCGCGCGCGTCACCGGCTTCGGCCAGTTCGGCCCGTACCGGTCGCGGCCCGGCTTCGGCACGCTCGCCGAGGCGATGAGCGGGTTCGCGGCCACGACCGGGGAACCGGACGGCCCGCCGACGCTGCCGCCGTTCGGGCTCGCCGACGGCATCGCGTCGCTGGCCACCGCGTACGCGATCATGGTCGCGTTGTCCGCGCGGGCGACGAGCGGCCGCGGACAGGTCGTGGACACGGCGATCATCGAGCCGATCCTCGCGATGCTCGGACCGCAGATCACGCGGTGGGACCAGCTGCGCACCGTCCAGCCGCGCACGGGAAACCGGTCCATCAACAACGCGCCGCGCAACACCTACCGCACCGCCGACGGGCAGTGGGTCGCCGTGTCCACGTCGGCCCAGTCGGTGGCCGAACGCGTGGTGCGGCTCGTCGGGCGGCCCGATCTCATCGAGCAGCCGTGGTTCGCGCGGGGCGCCGATCGCGCGCGGCACGCGGACGAGCTCGACGAAGCCGTGGGCGGCTGGATCGCCCAGCGCACGCGAGCGGAGGTCGTCGCGGCCTTCGAAGAAGCGCAGGCCGCGGTGGCGCCGATCTACGACGCCGCCGACATCGTCGCGGACCCGCAGTTCCGGGCGCTGGGCACGATCCACGAGATCGACGACCCCGAACTGGGCCCGATGCTCATGCAGGGCCCGCTTTTCCGGCTGTCGGACAACGCCGGCGTCATCGGCTTCACCGGCCGCCCGCACGGTGCCGACACCGACGGCGTGCTGAAGGAACTCGGGTTCTCGGCCGAGCGGATCGCGTCGCTGCGTGAGGAGGGGGCCGTATGA
- a CDS encoding SUMF1/EgtB/PvdO family nonheme iron enzyme, translating to MTAPFDPLVPRPIDRPADVPLGPLTPEQLEALDEAKIFAAPSDPADRPAWRARLREWRLDSRRRHAYTGEAYDRPGAAWAARCHTVAQVWLWDELLYSFEDGKFTPERFLADARERFGGLDAVVLWHAYPVIGLDDRNQWDFYRDVPGLRELITALHEAGLHVFVDYNPWDVGTRRGEDDLSELAALVADFAVDGVFLDTLKKAEPGFVERLEAARPGIVLEGESKLPVERIADHTASWAQFFADSPVPGVLRAHWYERRHMQHHVRRWHRDHSEELQSAWLNGAGVMVWEVVFGVWVGWSRRDASTVRRMVTVQRAAGDLLLGGEWTPLAELTPEADAAGVYASSWQRAGVTLWTLVNRGAADFTGDVLPAGPGKVLDLLGGVPGRGIGAVLHLADGTPEPAWLPELLDALRDAPHDSEARFPHRLAERVRPQRTTGAPEAGAVVVPAGPYVLTVRYRARETGMYQGAPYVDEWKPLPPRLHDARTLQRSGSLAGAVSVAATEVTNAQFAEFLAATGYRPTQPHRFLAHWTGGVPDRPEEPVTYVDLDDARAYCAWRGGRLPTEDEWQLAGETGGLLRGEPAVWNWTESEHSDGRTRFVLLKGGSDYRAEGSEWYVEGGRHAPDVSVKLLVPGLGLARGATVGFRCAWDGEVPA from the coding sequence ATGACCGCCCCGTTCGACCCCCTCGTGCCGCGTCCGATCGACCGGCCGGCCGACGTGCCCCTCGGCCCGCTGACCCCCGAGCAGCTCGAGGCGCTCGACGAAGCCAAGATCTTCGCCGCGCCGAGCGATCCCGCCGACCGGCCCGCGTGGCGAGCCCGCCTGCGCGAGTGGCGCTTGGACTCGCGCCGGCGCCACGCCTACACCGGCGAGGCCTACGACCGGCCCGGCGCCGCATGGGCCGCGCGCTGCCACACCGTCGCGCAGGTCTGGCTGTGGGACGAGCTGCTGTACTCGTTCGAGGACGGGAAGTTCACCCCCGAGCGCTTCCTCGCCGACGCGCGCGAACGTTTCGGTGGCCTCGACGCCGTCGTGCTGTGGCACGCCTACCCGGTGATCGGGCTCGACGACCGCAACCAGTGGGATTTCTACCGCGACGTGCCCGGCCTGCGGGAGCTCATCACCGCGCTGCACGAGGCCGGGCTGCACGTGTTCGTCGACTACAACCCGTGGGACGTCGGCACCCGGCGCGGTGAGGACGACCTGAGCGAGCTCGCGGCGCTCGTTGCCGACTTCGCGGTGGACGGCGTTTTCCTCGACACCCTCAAGAAGGCCGAACCGGGCTTCGTCGAACGGCTCGAAGCCGCCCGGCCCGGCATCGTGCTGGAAGGCGAGTCGAAGCTGCCGGTCGAGCGGATCGCCGACCACACCGCGTCGTGGGCCCAGTTCTTCGCCGATTCGCCCGTGCCCGGTGTGCTGCGCGCCCACTGGTACGAACGGCGGCACATGCAGCACCACGTGCGCCGCTGGCACCGCGACCACTCCGAAGAACTGCAGTCCGCGTGGCTCAACGGCGCCGGCGTGATGGTGTGGGAGGTCGTGTTCGGCGTGTGGGTGGGCTGGTCCCGCCGCGACGCCTCGACCGTGCGGCGCATGGTGACCGTCCAGCGCGCGGCCGGCGACCTGCTGCTGGGCGGCGAGTGGACGCCGCTGGCCGAGCTGACGCCCGAGGCCGACGCCGCCGGCGTGTACGCGTCCAGCTGGCAGCGCGCCGGGGTGACCCTGTGGACACTGGTCAACCGTGGCGCGGCCGACTTCACCGGTGACGTGCTGCCCGCCGGGCCCGGCAAGGTGCTCGACTTGCTGGGCGGCGTGCCCGGTCGCGGGATCGGCGCCGTGCTGCACCTCGCCGACGGCACGCCGGAACCCGCGTGGCTGCCGGAATTGCTCGATGCACTGCGCGACGCGCCCCACGACTCCGAGGCCCGGTTCCCGCACCGGCTCGCCGAACGCGTCCGTCCACAACGGACCACAGGCGCGCCCGAGGCAGGTGCCGTCGTGGTCCCCGCCGGGCCGTACGTGCTGACTGTCCGCTACCGCGCCCGCGAGACCGGCATGTACCAGGGCGCGCCGTACGTGGACGAGTGGAAGCCGTTGCCGCCGCGGCTGCACGACGCGCGCACGCTCCAGCGTTCCGGCTCGCTGGCCGGCGCTGTGTCGGTCGCCGCCACCGAGGTGACCAACGCGCAGTTCGCGGAGTTCCTCGCCGCCACGGGGTACCGGCCCACTCAGCCACACCGGTTCCTGGCGCACTGGACCGGCGGTGTCCCGGACCGGCCCGAGGAGCCGGTGACCTACGTGGACCTCGACGACGCCCGCGCGTACTGCGCGTGGCGCGGCGGCCGGCTGCCCACCGAGGACGAATGGCAGCTGGCGGGGGAGACCGGCGGGTTGCTTCGCGGCGAACCCGCCGTGTGGAACTGGACCGAGAGCGAGCACTCCGACGGACGCACGCGGTTCGTGCTGCTCAAGGGCGGCAGCGACTACCGGGCCGAGGGCTCCGAGTGGTACGTCGAAGGCGGCCGCCACGCGCCGGACGTCAGCGTGAAACTCCTGGTACCCGGCCTCGGCCTCGCGCGTGGCGCGACGGTCGGGTTCCGGTGCGCGTGGGACGGGGAGGTGCCGGCGTGA
- a CDS encoding ribokinase, with the protein MTGTVVVVGSANADLVVDVPRPPRAGETILGGRLRRSPGGKGANQAVGAALAGGAHTTFVGALGEDEAADLILLSLGSAGVRTDLVARTKTPTGTAFVTVSPDGENAIVVAPGANEHVRIGEAEAARIAVADVVLAQLEIPLDVVRAAAAARTPGALLVLNAAPSRDLPDDVWAALDVLVVNEHEAADLGGSAEELLKRVPAVVVTLGSEGCLVAEREREPVRVPGIRVDTVDTTGAGDTFCGVLAAGLAQGRPLADAARLACAAGALAVTRPGAQAAVPTAEEVAALAAGEKVR; encoded by the coding sequence GTGACCGGAACCGTGGTCGTGGTCGGGTCGGCCAACGCCGACCTGGTCGTCGACGTGCCGCGGCCGCCGCGGGCCGGGGAGACGATCCTCGGCGGACGGCTGCGGCGCAGTCCGGGGGGCAAGGGCGCCAACCAGGCGGTCGGCGCCGCGCTGGCCGGGGGAGCGCACACGACGTTCGTGGGCGCCCTCGGCGAGGACGAGGCTGCGGACCTGATCCTGCTGTCGCTCGGGAGCGCGGGCGTGCGGACCGATCTCGTCGCCCGCACGAAAACGCCGACCGGCACGGCGTTCGTCACCGTGTCCCCGGACGGGGAGAACGCGATCGTCGTGGCGCCGGGCGCGAACGAGCACGTGCGGATCGGCGAGGCGGAAGCCGCGCGGATCGCGGTGGCCGACGTGGTGCTCGCGCAGCTGGAGATCCCGCTCGACGTGGTGCGGGCCGCTGCGGCCGCGCGCACACCCGGCGCGCTGCTGGTGCTCAACGCCGCGCCCTCGCGTGACCTGCCGGACGACGTCTGGGCGGCCCTCGACGTGCTCGTGGTCAACGAGCACGAAGCCGCGGACCTCGGTGGCAGCGCGGAAGAACTGCTGAAGCGGGTGCCGGCCGTCGTGGTCACGCTGGGCAGCGAAGGCTGTCTCGTCGCAGAACGCGAGCGGGAACCGGTGCGGGTGCCCGGGATCCGGGTGGACACAGTGGACACCACCGGCGCCGGCGACACGTTCTGCGGCGTGCTCGCCGCCGGGCTCGCCCAAGGCCGGCCGCTGGCCGACGCCGCACGGCTGGCCTGCGCGGCCGGCGCGCTCGCCGTCACGCGGCCCGGCGCGCAGGCCGCCGTTCCCACCGCCGAAGAGGTCGCGGCGCTCGCGGCCGGAGAAAAGGTGCGATGA